One genomic region from Cucumis melo cultivar AY chromosome 9, USDA_Cmelo_AY_1.0, whole genome shotgun sequence encodes:
- the LOC103482959 gene encoding uncharacterized protein LOC103482959 isoform X2, producing the protein MGVEGHVLKRIPRIKFPDRHPKSSLPSGSALQSQHNSDKDIGYYALSGSNVPAPPQNTAVGGKASLLPKRTPVSDREIEAILLGGCF; encoded by the exons atgggaGTAGAAGGGCATGTTTTGAAGCGAATTCCACGCATTAAGTTCCCTGATAGACACCCGAAATCATCCTTACCTTCAg GTTCTGCTCTCCAGTCTCAGCACAACTCCGACAAGGACATTGGCTACTATGCACTTTCAGGTTCCAATGTGCCAGCACCACCCCAAAACACGGCTGTGGGTGGTAAAGCATCGCTCCTGCCGAAGCGTACGCCTGTCTCGGACAGAGAGATTGAGGCTATACTG TTGGGTGGATGCTTTTGA
- the LOC103482959 gene encoding uncharacterized protein LOC103482959 isoform X1 has product MGVEGHVLKRIPRIKFPDRHPKSSLPSGSALQSQHNSDKDIGYYALSGSNVPAPPQNTAVGGKASLLPKRTPVSDREIEAILVDPSFSP; this is encoded by the exons atgggaGTAGAAGGGCATGTTTTGAAGCGAATTCCACGCATTAAGTTCCCTGATAGACACCCGAAATCATCCTTACCTTCAg GTTCTGCTCTCCAGTCTCAGCACAACTCCGACAAGGACATTGGCTACTATGCACTTTCAGGTTCCAATGTGCCAGCACCACCCCAAAACACGGCTGTGGGTGGTAAAGCATCGCTCCTGCCGAAGCGTACGCCTGTCTCGGACAGAGAGATTGAGGCTATACTG GTTGATCCTAGCTTCAGTCCATAA
- the LOC103482960 gene encoding uncharacterized protein LOC103482960 isoform X2 — protein MPRGSRHKSTRHGLKDARESSDSENDSTIRDRKGKESGSRVLKDSASSEKRRFDSKDTKEFYGSENLETEEHGHSKRRKERYDEGTTDRWNGGSDDELGVPSKKSKPSVDSKSKRRDESVGLQGDGEELKKSSGKGEGRHRESSRKEGRNGGGERERERERERERDRDRDRDRDRDRDRDRDRDRDREREREREREREREREREREREREKEKDRKGREGRSDRGIASEELRVEKQVEKNTENVLHSPGLENHLEARGRKGAGSFDGDKHKDDAGDVENRQLSSKNDTVKDGRRKSEKYKDERNREKYREDVDRDGKERDEQLVKEHISRSNDRDLRDEKDAMDMHHKRNKPQDSDIDREITKAKRDGDLDVMRDQDHDRHHGYERDHDQESRRRRDRGRDRDREHDRDGRRNRSRSRARDRYSDYECDVDRDGSHLEDQYSKYVDSRGRKRSPNDHDDSVDARSKSLKNSHHANDEKKSLSNDKVDSDAERGISQSRSRHGDVNLSSHRRKSSPSSLSRVGTDEYRHQDQEDLRDRYPKKEERSKSISTRDKGVLSGVQEKGSKYSYSEKPSETEGGNATELLRDRSLNSKNVDIEESGRRHNTSIDAKDLSSNKDRHSWDIQGEKPLMDDSSQAESYYSKDDDGRLNSNSRFRRGNDPNLGRVHGNSWRGVPNWSAPLPNGFIPFQHGPPPHGSFQSIMPQFPAPPLFGIRPPLEINHSGIHYRMPDAERFSSHMHSLGWQNMLDGSSPSHLHGWDGNNGIFRDESHIYSGAEWDENRQMVNGRGWESKPEMWKRQSGSLKRELPSQFQKDERSVQDLVDDVSSREACDESTETVLTKTAEIRPNIPSAKESPNTPELFSETPAPLRRSMDDNSKLSCSYLSKLKISTELAHPDLYHQCLRLMDIEHCATADEETATYIVLEGGMRAVSISSSSARQSLFHPDKNSVFQHAMDLYKKQRMEMKEMQVVSEGITSSERRLEEKGMQVVSGEMAASEMKLEGTAFDFNNGEVKTPDSTADVEMEQTPIKTVGVDEEVETTEALGKLEAMASTGSQEEVKCLENSEESLPNSNLIEVDMIDSEQQVVNLDAEKDTVFMAKDNTAVNDSDKFSNNDIKGIAKGNDSSRCGVGNSCFDNAVSGPLSFPEEIPETCEGLMPVSIGSESLILSQIHHSPESTH, from the exons ATGCCGAGGGGTTCGAGGCACAAATCTACTAGACATGGGTTGAAGGATGCTAGGGAATCCTCGGACTCGGAAAATGATTCTACTATAAGGGATCGGAAGGGCAAAGAGAGTGGGAGTAGGGTATTGAAGGACTCTGCTTCTAGTGAGAAGCGTAGATTTGATTCCAAGGACACAAAAGAGTTCTACGGCTCAGAGAATTTGGAGACGGAAGAGCATGGACATTCGAAGAGGCGCAAGGAGAGGTATGATGAGGGAACGACTGATAGGTGGAATGGGGGAAGCGACGATGAGCTTGGTGTTCCTTCCAAAAAGTCAAAACCGTCAGTGGATTCAAAGAGCAAAAGAAGGGACGAAAGTGTGGGATTGCAGGGGGATGGCGAAGAACTCAAGAAGAGTAGTGGGAAGGGTGAGGGAAGGCACCGTGAGTCAAGCCGAAAGGAGGGTAGGAATGGTGGAggggaaagggaaagggaaagggaaagggaaagggaaagagaTAGAGATAGGGATAGGGATAGGGATAGGGACAGAGATAGGGATAGGGATAGGGATAGGGATAGGGaaagggagagggagagggagagggaacgggaaagagaaagagaacGAGAAAGAGAACGAGAGAGGGAGAAGGAGAAAGATAGGAAAGGTAGAGAAGGAAGAAGTGACAGAGGGATTGCAAGTGAGGAACTCCGTGTTGAAAAGCAAGTGGAAAAGAACACAG AGAATGTGTTGCATAGCCCTGGATTAGAGAATCACCTGGAGGCACGAGGTAGGAAGGGAGCTGGTTCTTTTGATGGAGATAAACATAAAGATGATGCAGGAGATGTTGAAAATAGACAGCTATCATCAAAGAATGATACTGTGAAGGATGGAAGACGAAAGAGTGAGAAGTACAAGGATGAGAGAAATAGGGAGAAGTACCGAGAAGATGTTGACAGGGATGGCAAGGAAAGAGACGAGCAACTTGTTAAAGAACACATCAGCAGGTCAAATGACAGAGATTTGAGAGATGAGAAGGACGCAATGGATATGCATCATAAGAGAAACAAGCCTCAAGATAGTGATATTGATAGAGAGATAACTAAGGCCAAACGTGATGGTGATCTAGATGTTATGCGCGACCAGGATCATGATCGCCATCATGGGTACGAGCGTGATCATGATCAAGAGAGTAGGCGCAGACGCGATCGTGGTCGTGACCGTGACCGTGAACATGATCGGGATGGGAGGCGAAATCGTAGTCGAAGTCGTGCTCGTGACCGTTACTCTGATTATGAATGTGATGTTGACCGTGATGGATCACATCTTGAAGATCAATACTCAAAATATGTTGATAGTAGGGGAAGGAAAAGGTCTCCAAATGATCACGATGATTCTGTTGATGCTAGATCTAAAAGTTTGAAGAATAGTCATCATGcaaatgatgaaaagaaatcttTGAGCAATGATAAAGTAGACTCAGATGCTGAGAGAGGAATATCTCAATCACGGTCCCGTCATGGAGATGTTAATTTAAGCAGTCATAGACGGAAGAGTTCACCTAGTTCTCTGTCACGTGTTGGCACAGATGAATACAG GCATCAAGATCAGGAAGATTTGAGAGACCGATACCcgaaaaaggaagaaaggtcCAAATCAATTTCTACTAGGGATAAAGGTGTTCTTTCAGGAGTACAAGAAAAGGGTTCAAAGTACAGTTATTCAGAGAAACCCAGTGAAACAGAGGGTGGCAATGCTACTGAGCTGTTACGAGACAGGTCTTTAAATTCTAAG AATGTTGACATTGAAGAAAGTGGACGAAGGCACAATACTTCTATTGATGCCAAAGACCTCTCTTCTAATAAGGATAGGCATAGCTGGGATATACAAGGGGAAAAGCCTCTGATGGACGATTCATCTCAGGCAGAGTCCTACTATAGCAAAG ATGATGATGGCAGACTTAATTCTAATAGCCGTTTTCGAAGGGGTAATGATCCAAATTTGGGTAGAGTACATGGCAACTCTTGGAGAGGTGTTCCAAACTGGTCAGCACCACTACCAAATGGCTTTATCCCTTTTCAGCATGGACCTCCTCCTCATGGAAGTTTCCAATCAATTATGCCACAGTTTCCAGCACCACCTTTGTTTGGTATCAGACCTCCACTCGAAATCAATCACTCTGGAATTCATTATCGGATGCCTGATGCTGAAAGATTTTCCAGTCACATGCATTCACTAGGGTGGCAGAATATGTTGGATGGTTCAAGCCCTTCTCACTTACATGGATGGGATGGAAATAACGGTATCTTTAGGGATGAATCTCACATTTATAGTGGAGCTGAATGGGATGAAAACAGGCAGATGGTGAATGGTCGAGGATGGGAGTCTAAACCTGAAATGTGGAAGAGACAGAGTGGTTCCCTGAAAAGGGAATTACCTTCCCAATTCCAGAAGGATGAGCGTTCAGTGCAAGATCTCGTTGACGATGTATCAAGTAGAGAGGCATGTGATGAGAGCACTGAGACTGTTTTGACAAAAACTGCTGAAATAAGGCCTAATATCCCTTCTGCAAAAGAAAGCCCCAACACTCCTGAGCTCTTCTCTGAAACACCAGCTCCTCTTAGACGGTCAATGGATGATAATTCTAAGCTTAGTTGTTCTTACCTTTCTAAGCTTAAGATTTCCACAGAACTTGCACATCCGGATCTGTACCATCAGTGTCTTAGATTAATGGATATTGAGCACTGTGCGACTGCAGATGAGGAAACTGCTACTTACATAGTTCTTGAG GGTGGTATGAGAGCTGTGTCAATCTCTTCAAGTAGTGCACGTCAATCTCTTTTCCATCCAGACAAGAACTCAGTTTTCCAG CATGCAATGGACTTGTACAAAAAGCAGAGAATGGAAATGAAGGAGATGCAAGTTGTTTCTGAGGGAATCACGTCCTCTGAGAGGAGGCTTGAAGAGAAGGGGATGCAAGTTGTTTCTGGGGAAATGGCTGCCTCTGAGATGAAACTTGAAGGGACGGCCTTCGATTTCAATAATGGAGAAGTTAAGACTCCTGATTCAACTGCCGATGTGGAAATGGAACAGACACCGATCAAAACCGTTGGTGTTGATGAGGAAGTTGAGACAACTGAAGCGTTGGGGAAATTGGAGGCTATGGCTTCAACTGGCAGCCAGGAGGAGGTTAAGTGTCTTGAAAACTCAGAGGAGTCATTGCCGAATAGCAATTTGATCGAAGTGGATATGATCGATTCGGAACAGCAGGTGGTGAACCTAGATGCTGAAAAGGATACCGTTTTCATGGCGAAGGACAACACAGCAGTGAATGACAGTGATAAATTCAGTAACAATGACATTAAAGGGATTGCCAAGGGCAATGATTCTAGTCGATGTGGAGTTGGCAATTCTTGTTTTGACAATGCAGTGAGTGGTCCTTTGTCATTTCCAGAGGAAATACCCGAGACTTGTGAGGGTTTAATGCCTGTGTCAATTGGGTCTGAATCTTTAATTTTGAGTCAGATACATCATTCTCCTGAAAGTACACAttga
- the LOC103482960 gene encoding uncharacterized protein LOC103482960 isoform X1, which produces MPRGSRHKSTRHGLKDARESSDSENDSTIRDRKGKESGSRVLKDSASSEKRRFDSKDTKEFYGSENLETEEHGHSKRRKERYDEGTTDRWNGGSDDELGVPSKKSKPSVDSKSKRRDESVGLQGDGEELKKSSGKGEGRHRESSRKEGRNGGGERERERERERERDRDRDRDRDRDRDRDRDRDRDREREREREREREREREREREREREKEKDRKGREGRSDRGIASEELRVEKQVEKNTENVLHSPGLENHLEARGRKGAGSFDGDKHKDDAGDVENRQLSSKNDTVKDGRRKSEKYKDERNREKYREDVDRDGKERDEQLVKEHISRSNDRDLRDEKDAMDMHHKRNKPQDSDIDREITKAKRDGDLDVMRDQDHDRHHGYERDHDQESRRRRDRGRDRDREHDRDGRRNRSRSRARDRYSDYECDVDRDGSHLEDQYSKYVDSRGRKRSPNDHDDSVDARSKSLKNSHHANDEKKSLSNDKVDSDAERGISQSRSRHGDVNLSSHRRKSSPSSLSRVGTDEYRHQDQEDLRDRYPKKEERSKSISTRDKGVLSGVQEKGSKYSYSEKPSETEGGNATELLRDRSLNSKNVDIEESGRRHNTSIDAKDLSSNKDRHSWDIQGEKPLMDDSSQAESYYSKGSQSNPSPFHSRPAFRGGVDIPFDGSLDDDGRLNSNSRFRRGNDPNLGRVHGNSWRGVPNWSAPLPNGFIPFQHGPPPHGSFQSIMPQFPAPPLFGIRPPLEINHSGIHYRMPDAERFSSHMHSLGWQNMLDGSSPSHLHGWDGNNGIFRDESHIYSGAEWDENRQMVNGRGWESKPEMWKRQSGSLKRELPSQFQKDERSVQDLVDDVSSREACDESTETVLTKTAEIRPNIPSAKESPNTPELFSETPAPLRRSMDDNSKLSCSYLSKLKISTELAHPDLYHQCLRLMDIEHCATADEETATYIVLEGGMRAVSISSSSARQSLFHPDKNSVFQHAMDLYKKQRMEMKEMQVVSEGITSSERRLEEKGMQVVSGEMAASEMKLEGTAFDFNNGEVKTPDSTADVEMEQTPIKTVGVDEEVETTEALGKLEAMASTGSQEEVKCLENSEESLPNSNLIEVDMIDSEQQVVNLDAEKDTVFMAKDNTAVNDSDKFSNNDIKGIAKGNDSSRCGVGNSCFDNAVSGPLSFPEEIPETCEGLMPVSIGSESLILSQIHHSPESTH; this is translated from the exons ATGCCGAGGGGTTCGAGGCACAAATCTACTAGACATGGGTTGAAGGATGCTAGGGAATCCTCGGACTCGGAAAATGATTCTACTATAAGGGATCGGAAGGGCAAAGAGAGTGGGAGTAGGGTATTGAAGGACTCTGCTTCTAGTGAGAAGCGTAGATTTGATTCCAAGGACACAAAAGAGTTCTACGGCTCAGAGAATTTGGAGACGGAAGAGCATGGACATTCGAAGAGGCGCAAGGAGAGGTATGATGAGGGAACGACTGATAGGTGGAATGGGGGAAGCGACGATGAGCTTGGTGTTCCTTCCAAAAAGTCAAAACCGTCAGTGGATTCAAAGAGCAAAAGAAGGGACGAAAGTGTGGGATTGCAGGGGGATGGCGAAGAACTCAAGAAGAGTAGTGGGAAGGGTGAGGGAAGGCACCGTGAGTCAAGCCGAAAGGAGGGTAGGAATGGTGGAggggaaagggaaagggaaagggaaagggaaagggaaagagaTAGAGATAGGGATAGGGATAGGGATAGGGACAGAGATAGGGATAGGGATAGGGATAGGGATAGGGaaagggagagggagagggagagggaacgggaaagagaaagagaacGAGAAAGAGAACGAGAGAGGGAGAAGGAGAAAGATAGGAAAGGTAGAGAAGGAAGAAGTGACAGAGGGATTGCAAGTGAGGAACTCCGTGTTGAAAAGCAAGTGGAAAAGAACACAG AGAATGTGTTGCATAGCCCTGGATTAGAGAATCACCTGGAGGCACGAGGTAGGAAGGGAGCTGGTTCTTTTGATGGAGATAAACATAAAGATGATGCAGGAGATGTTGAAAATAGACAGCTATCATCAAAGAATGATACTGTGAAGGATGGAAGACGAAAGAGTGAGAAGTACAAGGATGAGAGAAATAGGGAGAAGTACCGAGAAGATGTTGACAGGGATGGCAAGGAAAGAGACGAGCAACTTGTTAAAGAACACATCAGCAGGTCAAATGACAGAGATTTGAGAGATGAGAAGGACGCAATGGATATGCATCATAAGAGAAACAAGCCTCAAGATAGTGATATTGATAGAGAGATAACTAAGGCCAAACGTGATGGTGATCTAGATGTTATGCGCGACCAGGATCATGATCGCCATCATGGGTACGAGCGTGATCATGATCAAGAGAGTAGGCGCAGACGCGATCGTGGTCGTGACCGTGACCGTGAACATGATCGGGATGGGAGGCGAAATCGTAGTCGAAGTCGTGCTCGTGACCGTTACTCTGATTATGAATGTGATGTTGACCGTGATGGATCACATCTTGAAGATCAATACTCAAAATATGTTGATAGTAGGGGAAGGAAAAGGTCTCCAAATGATCACGATGATTCTGTTGATGCTAGATCTAAAAGTTTGAAGAATAGTCATCATGcaaatgatgaaaagaaatcttTGAGCAATGATAAAGTAGACTCAGATGCTGAGAGAGGAATATCTCAATCACGGTCCCGTCATGGAGATGTTAATTTAAGCAGTCATAGACGGAAGAGTTCACCTAGTTCTCTGTCACGTGTTGGCACAGATGAATACAG GCATCAAGATCAGGAAGATTTGAGAGACCGATACCcgaaaaaggaagaaaggtcCAAATCAATTTCTACTAGGGATAAAGGTGTTCTTTCAGGAGTACAAGAAAAGGGTTCAAAGTACAGTTATTCAGAGAAACCCAGTGAAACAGAGGGTGGCAATGCTACTGAGCTGTTACGAGACAGGTCTTTAAATTCTAAG AATGTTGACATTGAAGAAAGTGGACGAAGGCACAATACTTCTATTGATGCCAAAGACCTCTCTTCTAATAAGGATAGGCATAGCTGGGATATACAAGGGGAAAAGCCTCTGATGGACGATTCATCTCAGGCAGAGTCCTACTATAGCAAAGGTAGTCAGAGCAATCCATCACCATTCCATTCACGCCCTGCTTTTAGGGGTGGAGTTGACATTCCTTTTGATGGTTCACTAGATGATGATGGCAGACTTAATTCTAATAGCCGTTTTCGAAGGGGTAATGATCCAAATTTGGGTAGAGTACATGGCAACTCTTGGAGAGGTGTTCCAAACTGGTCAGCACCACTACCAAATGGCTTTATCCCTTTTCAGCATGGACCTCCTCCTCATGGAAGTTTCCAATCAATTATGCCACAGTTTCCAGCACCACCTTTGTTTGGTATCAGACCTCCACTCGAAATCAATCACTCTGGAATTCATTATCGGATGCCTGATGCTGAAAGATTTTCCAGTCACATGCATTCACTAGGGTGGCAGAATATGTTGGATGGTTCAAGCCCTTCTCACTTACATGGATGGGATGGAAATAACGGTATCTTTAGGGATGAATCTCACATTTATAGTGGAGCTGAATGGGATGAAAACAGGCAGATGGTGAATGGTCGAGGATGGGAGTCTAAACCTGAAATGTGGAAGAGACAGAGTGGTTCCCTGAAAAGGGAATTACCTTCCCAATTCCAGAAGGATGAGCGTTCAGTGCAAGATCTCGTTGACGATGTATCAAGTAGAGAGGCATGTGATGAGAGCACTGAGACTGTTTTGACAAAAACTGCTGAAATAAGGCCTAATATCCCTTCTGCAAAAGAAAGCCCCAACACTCCTGAGCTCTTCTCTGAAACACCAGCTCCTCTTAGACGGTCAATGGATGATAATTCTAAGCTTAGTTGTTCTTACCTTTCTAAGCTTAAGATTTCCACAGAACTTGCACATCCGGATCTGTACCATCAGTGTCTTAGATTAATGGATATTGAGCACTGTGCGACTGCAGATGAGGAAACTGCTACTTACATAGTTCTTGAG GGTGGTATGAGAGCTGTGTCAATCTCTTCAAGTAGTGCACGTCAATCTCTTTTCCATCCAGACAAGAACTCAGTTTTCCAG CATGCAATGGACTTGTACAAAAAGCAGAGAATGGAAATGAAGGAGATGCAAGTTGTTTCTGAGGGAATCACGTCCTCTGAGAGGAGGCTTGAAGAGAAGGGGATGCAAGTTGTTTCTGGGGAAATGGCTGCCTCTGAGATGAAACTTGAAGGGACGGCCTTCGATTTCAATAATGGAGAAGTTAAGACTCCTGATTCAACTGCCGATGTGGAAATGGAACAGACACCGATCAAAACCGTTGGTGTTGATGAGGAAGTTGAGACAACTGAAGCGTTGGGGAAATTGGAGGCTATGGCTTCAACTGGCAGCCAGGAGGAGGTTAAGTGTCTTGAAAACTCAGAGGAGTCATTGCCGAATAGCAATTTGATCGAAGTGGATATGATCGATTCGGAACAGCAGGTGGTGAACCTAGATGCTGAAAAGGATACCGTTTTCATGGCGAAGGACAACACAGCAGTGAATGACAGTGATAAATTCAGTAACAATGACATTAAAGGGATTGCCAAGGGCAATGATTCTAGTCGATGTGGAGTTGGCAATTCTTGTTTTGACAATGCAGTGAGTGGTCCTTTGTCATTTCCAGAGGAAATACCCGAGACTTGTGAGGGTTTAATGCCTGTGTCAATTGGGTCTGAATCTTTAATTTTGAGTCAGATACATCATTCTCCTGAAAGTACACAttga
- the LOC103482962 gene encoding two-component response regulator-like APRR7 has protein sequence MTYFPGTLEEGFFLYQPLKDFLLLSKALEMYAETEHLLPYFQNFSDEFQLAKDFCKTHKLDSPLSNMVQTSTVCEYNMGGEGDLFKAPEPIIEESFSGLNPMMAAISMMSFGNPNISLEGLKDSDFESLQSDQLLSEVYYECEKDLLEKAAIQTPLSEVFDLKSQTSNTDEHQIPENKSVPDATLQKSVSSGCLRSMEWMQGPAMKSSILDFSGMDINEVYGMRRAFSEGDIKTLSNGAGSQFHSSLERPLLINNCTAEERKEKLSRYRNKRTKRNFGRKIKYACRKALADSQPRIRGRFAKTEESEIRIRQ, from the exons ATGACCTATTTTCCTGGGACTCTGGAGGAGGGGTTTTTTCTCTACCAACCATTAAAGGACTTTCTTTTGCTCTCCAAAGCTTTGGAAATGTATGCTGAAACTGAGCATTTGCTTCCTTATTTCCAGAATTTCTCCGATGAGTTTCAACTAGCAAAGGATTTCTGCAAAACCCACAAGCTTGATTCTCCATTG AGCAACATGGTTCAGACATCAACTGTATGTGAATACAACATGGGGGGTGAAGGCGACTTATTCAAAGCTCCAGAACCAATTATCGAGGAATCGTTTTCAGGTCTCAATCCTATGATGGCTGCAATTTCAATGATGTCCTTTGGCAATCCCAACATCTCCTTAGAGGGACTTAAAGATTCAGATTTTGAATCGCTTCAAAGTGATCAGCTTTTGAGTGAGGTTTACTATGAATGTGAGAAGGATCTTTTAGAGAAAGCAGCAATACAAACACCACTATCTGAAGTTTTCGATCTTAAGAGTCAGACTTCAAATACGGATGAACACCAAATTCCAGAAAACAAATCAGTTCCTGATGCAACACTTCAAAAGAGTGTTAGCTCAGGATGCTTAAGATCAATGGAATGGATGCAAGGCCCTGCAATGAAGTCCAGTATCTTAGATTTTAGTGGAATGGATATCAATGAGGTCTATGGGATGCGACGGGCATTTAGTGAAGGTGATATCAAG ACTCTTAGTAATGGTGCTGGGAGCCAGTTCCATTCTTCTCTCGAGCGGCCGCTGCTAATCAACAATTGCACCGCTGAAGAACGCAAAGAAAAGCTATCAAGATACCGAAACAAGAGAACAAAAAGGAACTTTGGCAGAAAGATCAAG TATGCTTGCAGAAAGGCTTTGGCTGACAGTCAACCAAGAATCAGAGGAAGGTTTGCCAAGACTGAAGAATCTGAGATAAGGATCAGGCAATGA